A stretch of the Candidatus Cloacimonadota bacterium genome encodes the following:
- the cas2 gene encoding CRISPR-associated endonuclease Cas2 has translation MHYVIAFDVSDNKVRRHLTKILLGKGIRIQESVFAVNLKTHELKSVARKLEKTLDEKGVIHIFTVCGTCAKKSLAINRQVEYYITD, from the coding sequence ATGCACTACGTAATCGCCTTTGACGTTTCTGACAACAAGGTGCGCCGCCACCTTACCAAAATCCTCCTCGGAAAGGGCATCCGCATCCAGGAATCAGTATTCGCCGTGAACCTGAAAACCCACGAACTAAAATCCGTGGCCCGCAAACTGGAAAAAACCCTGGACGAAAAAGGGGTCATCCATATCTTTACCGTCTGCGGCACCTGCGCCAAAAAATCACTTGCCATAAACAGGCAGGTGGAATATTATATCACTGATTGA